The Plasmodium malariae genome assembly, contig: PmUG01_00_32, whole genome shotgun sequence genome contains a region encoding:
- the PmUG01_00058400 gene encoding Plasmodium exported protein, unknown function, with protein sequence MEQTIKLPYYIRICLFILLSCISHFHHDMSTFNKYLAGRKNIDETLDTITYRLLAKYKHEKGPIIARLKKDIPTINEYSKMCVSSNGKVEKGKNKRTNQCLLNNIVEHGHTNINKSSVYSRRNSHFEKRMLDKIYYKNKVRHFTNADFLFLKNDIKVNKSFICAVTINHLFVSIIGSLLLCTYKNLQFKFTLNWGLGLGILTCICVFIDILIMIYLHRQILKYGKIRHIKSELHNTAYPSH encoded by the exons ATGGAACAAACGATTAAGTTACCATATTATATTAGGATTTGTTTGTTTATCCTATTGAGTTGCATATCTCATTTTCATCATGATATG agtacctttaataaatatttggctgggagaaaaaatattgatgaAACATTAGATACAATAACTTATCGAttactagcaaaatataagcaTGAAAAGGGTCCAATTATTGCACGGTTGAAAAAAGATATACCAACTATCAATGAATACTCAAAAATGTGTGTTTCAAGCAATGGAAAAgtagaaaaaggaaaaaataaaagaacaaatcaatgtttattaaataatatagtagAACATGGCCatactaatataaataaatcttCGGTATACAGTAGAAGAAATtcacattttgaaaaaaggatgttagataaaatatactataaaaataaagttaggCATTTTACAAATGCtgattttttgtttttaaaaaatgatataaaagtaaacaaATCTTTTATCTGTGCTGTAACTATCAAccatttatttgtttcaaTAATAGGATCTTTACTActgtgtacatataaaaacttacaatttaaatttacattaaATTGGGGTCTTGGATTAGGTATATTAACGTGTATATGCGTGTTTATAGATATTCTAATAATGATTTATCTCCATagacaaattttaaaatatggcAAGATAAGACATATAAAGAGTGAATTGCATAATACGGCATATCCTTCTCACTGA